The Rhodococcus antarcticus DNA segment TCGACGAGCACGGTCTCCAGCGCGTTGCACACGCTCACCCGACGGGTCTTCGCGTTGAGCACGAGCCGTTGCGCGACGGCCAGGTCCGCGGCCGCGTGCACGTACAGGTGGCAGTTGCCCACCCCGGTCTCGATGGTGGGCACGGTGGCGTCGCGGACCACGGCCTGGATCAGCCCGGCCCCGCCCCGGGGGATGACGACGTCCACGAGCCCGCGGGCCTGGACGAGGTGGGTGACGGTGGCCCGGTCGGTCGCGTCGAGGAGCTGGACCGCGTCGGCCGGCAGACCCTGGGCCTCCAGGGCACCGCGCAGCGCCACGACCAGGGCACGGTTGGACCGGGCCGCGGACGACGAGCCGCGCAGGAGGACGGCGTTGCCGGACTTCAGGGCGAGCCCGGCGGCGTCGACCGTGACGTTCGGCCGGGCCTCGTAGACCATCCCGAGCACCCCCAGGGGCACCCGCAGCTGCCGCAGCCGGATGCCGTTGGCCAGCGTGGAGCCACGGACGACCTCGCCCACGGGGTCGGGCAGCCCGGCCACCTGGCGCAGCCCGGCCGCGATGCCGTCCAGGCGCTCGGGGCTCAGCCGCAGCCGGTCGAGCAGCCCGGCGTCCAGACCCGCGTCGCGCCCCGCCCGGACGTCGTCGTCGTTGGCGCGCAGCACGTCCGGCGCGGCGGCGAGCACCGCGTCCGCACACGCGTGCAGGGCGGCGTCCTTCTCGGCACGGTTGAGCAGGGCCAGCGCGCGGGCGGCCGTACGGGCCCGGCGGGCGGCGTCGTGGACGTCCTGGCGGAGGGTGTCGGTGGGCGTGCTGGTGGTCACCGCCCAAGCGTAGGCGTCCGGTCCTGTCGGTCGTGTCGGGGAGAGTGGTGCCCATGACCGCTCCCCCCGACCCCCCGAGCGCCGACCCCTCGAGCCCCGACCCCTCGAGCGCCGACCCCTCGAGCGCGGACCCCTCGAGCCCCGACCTGCGCGCGGACGCCGAGGCCCTGCTGCGCGAGCTGGCCGGCCCGGCGGCGGTGCTGCGGGAGGACCAGTGGACCGCCATCGAGGCCCTGGTGGTCGGCCGACGCCGCGCGCTCGTCGTGCAGCGCACCGGGTGGGGCAAGTCGGCGGTGTACTTCATCGCGGCGAAGCTGCTGCGCGCCCGGGGGTCCGGGCCCACCATCATCGTCTCGCCGCTGCTGGCGCTCATGCGCAACCAGGTCGAGGCCGCCGCACGGGCGGGGGTCCGGGCGGCCACCATCAACTCCGGAAACGTCACCGAGTGGGACGACGTTCGCGCGCAGGTCACCGCCGGCGAGCTCGACGTCCTGCTGGTCAGCCCGGAGCGGCTGAACAACCCGGACTTCCGCGACCAGGTCCTGCCGAGCCTGGCCGCCGACGCCGGGCTCGTGGTGGTGGACGAGGCGCACTGCGTCTCCGACTGGGGACACGACTTCCGGCCGGACTACCGCCGCATCCGCACGCTGCTGGCCGACCTGCCCGACGGGGTGCCCGTGCTCGCCACCACGGCCACGGCCAACGACCGCGTGGTCACCGACGTGGCCGCCCAGCTCGGGGTGGGCGCCGGGCACGGGGACACCCTGGTGCTCCGCGGGGGCCTCGACCGCGAGTCGCTGCACCTCTCGGTGGTCACCGTGCCGGGTCCGCAGCGTCCGGCGTGGCTCGCGCAGCACCTGGACGAGCTGCCGGGCTCCGGCATCGTCTACACCCTCACCGTGGCCCAGGCCGAGGACCTCGCGGGGCTGCTTCGGGAGCAGGGCCACGCGGTGGCCGCCTACACCGGACGCACCGACACCGCTGAGCGCGAGGTGCTGGAGGGCGACCTGCTGGCCAACCGGGTCAAGGCGCTCGTCGCCACCTCGGCGCTCGGCATGGGCTTCGACAAGCCCGACCTGGGGTTCGTCGTGCACGTGGGGGCCCCGTCCAGCCCCATCAGCTACTACCAGCAGGTGGGGCGCGCCGGCCGTGCGACCGACC contains these protein-coding regions:
- a CDS encoding glutamate-5-semialdehyde dehydrogenase, translated to MTTSTPTDTLRQDVHDAARRARTAARALALLNRAEKDAALHACADAVLAAAPDVLRANDDDVRAGRDAGLDAGLLDRLRLSPERLDGIAAGLRQVAGLPDPVGEVVRGSTLANGIRLRQLRVPLGVLGMVYEARPNVTVDAAGLALKSGNAVLLRGSSSAARSNRALVVALRGALEAQGLPADAVQLLDATDRATVTHLVQARGLVDVVIPRGGAGLIQAVVRDATVPTIETGVGNCHLYVHAAADLAVAQRLVLNAKTRRVSVCNALETVLVDRAVAGVAVPQLVSALQAAGVTVHSDVEGGAELGTVPATDDDWASEYLSMDVALTVVDDLDAAVAHIDTWGTGHTEAIVTTDLAAAEAFTRRVDAAAVMVNASTAFTDGEQLGLGAEIGISTQKLHARGPMGLTELTSTKWIAWGDGHVRD
- a CDS encoding RecQ family ATP-dependent DNA helicase — translated: MTAPPDPPSADPSSPDPSSADPSSADPSSPDLRADAEALLRELAGPAAVLREDQWTAIEALVVGRRRALVVQRTGWGKSAVYFIAAKLLRARGSGPTIIVSPLLALMRNQVEAAARAGVRAATINSGNVTEWDDVRAQVTAGELDVLLVSPERLNNPDFRDQVLPSLAADAGLVVVDEAHCVSDWGHDFRPDYRRIRTLLADLPDGVPVLATTATANDRVVTDVAAQLGVGAGHGDTLVLRGGLDRESLHLSVVTVPGPQRPAWLAQHLDELPGSGIVYTLTVAQAEDLAGLLREQGHAVAAYTGRTDTAEREVLEGDLLANRVKALVATSALGMGFDKPDLGFVVHVGAPSSPISYYQQVGRAGRATDRAEVVLLPAGEDQAIWSYFGSLAFPSESLVRSVLAALAEAGRAVSTAALEPLVDLGRSRLEMVLKVLDVDGAVQRVRGGWVSTGAEWSYDGERYGRLADARRSEQRAVLDYESTDGCRMAFLRAQLDDPELVDGWTCGRCDRCTGVAPSATVDPAALQAARARFDRPGVDLPERKQWPSGMAKLGVPLSGKITAGAEPGRAIGRLTDLGWGQRLRALLDGPDDEADDALLSACVAVLASWRWDQRPTSILGLESQTHPVLLTSVVERLAQVGRLADLGTLQRRPEHPAVHAANSAHRVAGLQGAWLLPDLAAVQGPVLLVTDRADTGWTLAVAAWELRAAGADAVLPFALAATA